One Cylindrospermum stagnale PCC 7417 DNA segment encodes these proteins:
- a CDS encoding Zn-binding domain-containing protein, with protein sequence MLLLYLIIAGNAVSKQPRCPLCRKVTRKAVIVKTLSEEKFEQPFRTQFSAPMVKVGINSSAREYIQEFAKETRSSLTRSKEPIPSGYQQLWEYSSTLIAIHSFGHQIMRALQLIARVDPKQVNFTVVKEIGENNNYTSYFYDTSDGGNGAAEAVFKHLPKLAEVAGVIARDCNCDTGCAKCLIQHGCPDGNTALLKQMGLVLLDAVSTPAT encoded by the coding sequence TTGCTGCTACTGTACCTCATAATAGCCGGAAACGCTGTATCTAAACAACCGCGTTGTCCCCTGTGTCGCAAAGTCACCCGCAAAGCCGTAATTGTCAAAACCCTGTCAGAAGAGAAGTTTGAGCAGCCTTTCCGGACCCAGTTTTCAGCCCCAATGGTTAAAGTAGGAATTAACTCAAGTGCGCGGGAATACATCCAGGAGTTTGCTAAAGAAACTAGAAGTAGTTTAACCCGCAGTAAAGAACCAATTCCTTCTGGTTATCAACAATTGTGGGAATATTCCAGTACCTTAATTGCCATCCACAGCTTTGGGCATCAAATTATGAGAGCATTACAGCTTATAGCTAGAGTTGACCCCAAACAGGTGAATTTTACAGTGGTGAAGGAAATAGGGGAAAATAACAATTACACTAGTTATTTTTATGATACCAGTGATGGCGGGAATGGTGCGGCTGAGGCTGTGTTTAAGCATCTGCCAAAACTTGCTGAGGTTGCTGGGGTAATAGCACGAGATTGCAATTGCGATACTGGCTGTGCTAAGTGCCTAATTCAACATGGCTGCCCTGACGGTAACACTGCTTTATTGAAGCAAATGGGTTTAGTGTTGTTAGATGCAGTTTCTACACCTGCAACTTAA
- the tnpC gene encoding IS66 family transposase, translating to MEQKRLNHVEQIPAEDWGKTPTSVKKLVEEMAQQIEQQSKKLTEVLSVQEQLLEKINRTSVNSSSPPSSDPPGFGKKWQKTKSGKKRGGQPGHKGNSRDLYPIEECSSVIDHHPEECGNCGATLTGVDTNPYRHQIVEIPPISPIVIEHRLHQLTCIGCGTKTRAILPEDVNPSGYGVRVVALVALLSGVYRNSQRMVQSAMQEVFGISISLGTVNRLRLEASNAVATCVDEAKLYIQNANIVGADETSFNQGNIDGFNPEQRRAWLWVAVTPLVTFFEIALTRCTQGAKNLLGENFRGILNSDRHGAYNWVDLERRQLCWAHLRREFIKISERSGVSAELGTILVKQQEKLFELWHRVRDGTLSRGDFVELVQEIRSSIRATLLEADEYQITAREKTPLAKTVRTCRQLLKVESAMWLFVTTVSVEPTNNAAERAIRPAVIWRRTSFGSQTQAGSVFVARMLTVLTTLKSQKRNVLEFMTQAVVAARGAKTAPSLLPETATCSDDSDLLNAA from the coding sequence ATGGAACAAAAGCGCCTAAATCATGTAGAGCAGATACCCGCAGAAGATTGGGGAAAGACTCCAACCAGTGTCAAAAAACTGGTGGAGGAGATGGCGCAGCAAATAGAACAACAGTCAAAGAAACTAACGGAAGTCCTGAGTGTTCAAGAACAATTATTAGAAAAAATCAATCGGACTTCCGTTAACTCATCATCACCACCCTCAAGTGACCCACCAGGATTTGGAAAAAAGTGGCAAAAGACAAAAAGCGGTAAAAAGCGAGGGGGTCAGCCCGGTCACAAAGGAAATAGTCGGGACTTGTACCCAATCGAAGAATGTAGCTCAGTAATAGATCATCATCCAGAAGAATGCGGTAATTGTGGAGCCACCCTTACGGGAGTTGACACAAACCCCTATCGGCATCAGATAGTAGAAATTCCACCCATTAGTCCCATAGTCATCGAGCATCGTTTGCATCAATTGACCTGTATAGGATGTGGCACTAAGACCCGTGCCATATTACCAGAAGATGTGAACCCAAGTGGTTACGGAGTCAGAGTAGTAGCACTAGTGGCACTTCTGAGTGGAGTGTACCGCAATAGTCAAAGAATGGTACAAAGTGCCATGCAAGAAGTATTTGGAATCTCAATATCATTGGGAACCGTCAACAGACTGCGGCTGGAAGCGAGTAATGCCGTGGCAACCTGTGTAGATGAAGCCAAACTATATATTCAAAACGCAAACATCGTCGGAGCGGATGAAACCAGCTTTAATCAAGGAAATATTGACGGCTTTAATCCTGAACAACGAAGAGCCTGGTTATGGGTTGCAGTCACCCCCCTAGTTACATTTTTTGAAATAGCCCTGACCCGTTGTACCCAAGGGGCAAAAAATTTATTGGGTGAAAACTTCAGGGGAATTTTGAACTCTGACCGTCATGGGGCTTACAACTGGGTAGATTTAGAACGACGGCAATTGTGTTGGGCGCATCTGCGTCGGGAATTTATCAAAATATCGGAACGTTCTGGAGTCTCGGCAGAATTGGGAACAATTCTGGTGAAACAACAAGAGAAGTTGTTTGAACTTTGGCATCGAGTCCGAGATGGTACTTTATCTCGTGGTGATTTTGTGGAGTTGGTTCAGGAGATTCGCTCATCCATCAGAGCCACGTTGCTTGAAGCTGACGAATACCAGATTACAGCACGGGAAAAAACACCCTTGGCAAAAACAGTTCGCACTTGTCGTCAACTGCTCAAAGTTGAGTCAGCGATGTGGTTATTTGTGACAACTGTTAGTGTCGAACCCACTAATAATGCTGCTGAACGAGCTATTCGTCCTGCTGTAATCTGGCGACGGACTAGTTTTGGCTCTCAAACTCAGGCTGGTAGTGTTTTTGTGGCTCGGATGTTAACTGTGTTGACAACTCTCAAGTCCCAAAAGCGCAATGTTTTGGAGTTTATGACTCAGGCTGTTGTTGCGGCTCGTGGTGCTAAAACTGCACCTTCTTTACTTCCAGAAACTGCTACTTGTTCTGATGATTCTGACTTGTTGAATGCGGCCTAA
- a CDS encoding helix-turn-helix domain-containing protein produces MKSYSVEFREKIVAAHLQKNISIRKVANIFSVSKSLVQKLVKQQKLEGNLQPKPRGKPQFSHLTNAEVELRELVEAHPDATLIELCEFLADKTGNWVGRSAMCRALQKLGLNRKKKQSGVPKPGLLES; encoded by the coding sequence ATGAAGTCATACTCTGTCGAGTTTCGAGAAAAAATAGTTGCAGCACATCTTCAAAAAAACATCTCAATCAGGAAAGTAGCTAACATATTTTCCGTCTCAAAGAGTTTAGTGCAAAAGCTTGTAAAGCAACAAAAACTTGAAGGAAATTTACAACCAAAGCCGCGAGGGAAACCACAATTTAGTCATTTAACAAATGCGGAAGTAGAGTTAAGGGAATTAGTTGAAGCACATCCAGATGCAACATTGATAGAGTTATGTGAATTCTTGGCAGACAAGACTGGTAATTGGGTGGGTCGAAGTGCAATGTGTCGGGCCTTACAGAAATTAGGATTAAATCGTAAAAAAAAACAAAGCGGAGTACCCAAGCCGGGACTCTTAGAGTCTTAA
- a CDS encoding type IV secretory system conjugative DNA transfer family protein, whose translation MSLYQKNLPDNQMTANSTLIEVSSLRAPLASIDFGKLFQQYNNPQGWMMVGGMLVVLLLLQISGTGKGKITTGRVCGTAEKLAATNLALKHIEEHKHNKVTLWSGTPRYWVKGKWRGLLANLQTMLGAAPTVWFPNAERGTLVIGAPGSGKTYSTIDRMLESAMQQGFPILLYDKKGDQMRLHAPLAARYGYKVRVFAPGEPFSGVINPLDYMRDARDGVMAGEIGQVINRNAASGGKSDEFFAKAGDLLAKALLQLVKGSPYPDMAMLYAVLRLPKLVQRLDHAVQSQRLDEWVATSFIQFLSAKDAEKTISGILTTAAGTFSSFIQADLLRAFIGKSDIPTKLSGREMVVFKLDDERRSVVGPLLAAAMHLMIVGNLSRPRKDPLIISLDELPSIKLDRLPQWINEYRSNGACFILGIQSLEQLYDIYGDKMGSAIASACSTHVLFNPGNYKTAEDYSKRYGEKEVLIKNRTTGRSLGGQMSRSISWSENLQKMPVISADEILKFPQGKCVITSPGYGSGGQASIPYPLIIPVSKADEQRAKESEALWDTQVRPALSSQVTIPDIKMLTQALHERIEEAGRMLPLPDEDVATAQESSSSEPDVLDNFTRRVYQTPGLQG comes from the coding sequence ATGAGCCTTTACCAGAAAAATCTACCAGACAACCAGATGACGGCTAACTCGACATTAATTGAGGTGTCATCTTTAAGAGCACCCCTAGCCAGTATTGACTTTGGCAAGTTATTTCAACAGTATAACAATCCCCAAGGTTGGATGATGGTTGGCGGAATGTTGGTAGTTTTACTGTTGTTGCAAATCAGTGGTACTGGTAAAGGCAAAATCACTACTGGTAGGGTGTGCGGTACTGCCGAGAAACTAGCAGCAACTAACCTAGCACTCAAGCACATCGAGGAGCATAAACACAATAAAGTTACTCTGTGGTCTGGTACTCCTCGCTATTGGGTAAAAGGCAAGTGGCGGGGGTTGCTGGCTAATCTGCAAACTATGCTTGGTGCTGCACCTACAGTTTGGTTTCCCAATGCCGAAAGGGGAACACTGGTAATAGGTGCGCCTGGGTCTGGGAAAACTTACTCAACCATAGACCGGATGTTAGAAAGTGCGATGCAGCAAGGTTTCCCAATTTTACTTTACGACAAGAAGGGCGACCAGATGCGATTACACGCACCCCTAGCTGCACGTTATGGCTACAAAGTACGAGTATTTGCCCCCGGTGAACCCTTTAGCGGTGTTATTAATCCCTTGGATTATATGCGTGATGCACGGGATGGGGTGATGGCGGGGGAAATTGGACAAGTGATTAACCGCAATGCTGCTAGTGGTGGTAAAAGTGATGAGTTCTTTGCTAAAGCTGGGGACTTGTTAGCTAAAGCACTATTGCAGTTAGTTAAGGGTTCACCTTACCCAGATATGGCGATGCTTTATGCTGTGCTGCGGTTGCCAAAATTGGTGCAGCGTCTTGACCATGCGGTACAGTCTCAAAGGTTGGATGAATGGGTGGCAACTTCGTTTATTCAATTTTTGAGTGCCAAGGATGCAGAGAAGACTATTTCCGGGATTTTGACGACAGCAGCAGGTACTTTCTCATCTTTCATTCAAGCTGACTTGCTGAGGGCATTTATCGGTAAATCAGATATTCCCACTAAGTTGTCAGGTAGAGAAATGGTGGTGTTCAAGCTGGATGATGAACGCCGCAGTGTGGTTGGCCCTCTGTTGGCAGCTGCAATGCACTTGATGATTGTTGGTAATTTGAGCCGTCCCCGCAAAGACCCGTTGATTATTTCTTTGGATGAGTTGCCATCAATTAAGCTAGACCGGCTGCCACAATGGATTAATGAATATCGTTCTAATGGTGCTTGTTTTATTCTGGGTATCCAAAGTTTAGAGCAACTTTACGATATTTATGGGGATAAAATGGGAAGTGCGATCGCATCGGCTTGCAGTACCCACGTTTTGTTCAACCCTGGTAACTACAAAACGGCTGAGGATTACTCAAAGCGTTACGGTGAGAAAGAAGTGCTGATTAAAAATCGTACCACGGGGCGATCGCTTGGCGGACAAATGAGCCGTTCCATTAGCTGGAGTGAGAATTTGCAAAAGATGCCTGTCATCAGTGCTGACGAAATTTTGAAGTTTCCGCAAGGTAAGTGCGTAATTACCAGTCCTGGGTATGGTTCAGGGGGACAAGCTTCTATTCCTTATCCTTTAATTATTCCTGTGTCGAAAGCCGATGAACAACGAGCCAAGGAAAGTGAGGCTCTTTGGGACACACAAGTTAGACCTGCTTTGTCAAGTCAGGTGACAATTCCTGATATTAAAATGCTAACACAAGCATTACATGAACGGATTGAGGAAGCAGGGCGGATGTTGCCATTGCCAGATGAAGATGTAGCAACAGCACAGGAATCTAGTAGTAGTGAACCTGATGTTTTGGACAATTTTACTAGGCGAGTTTATCAAACACCAGGATTGCAAGGATAA
- a CDS encoding transposase: MDETGVLLGLTRTHARSQMGTRAYSLNPFYRGSKVTVIGAISINKVVALMTMNNSMDGRAFELFVEKFLVPNLWSGAVVVMDNLSAHKLDSIVLMIEAVGAKVICLSSYSPDFNPIELWWSQLKSFLRRFAPTTTEMVDKLISVALDLINPQQLRNWFASCCYCTS, translated from the coding sequence TTGGACGAAACTGGCGTTCTACTTGGGTTAACGAGGACTCATGCCCGTTCACAAATGGGAACAAGAGCTTACTCTCTTAACCCCTTCTATAGAGGTTCAAAAGTTACAGTAATTGGAGCAATTAGTATTAACAAAGTAGTTGCATTAATGACAATGAATAATTCAATGGATGGCAGGGCATTTGAATTATTTGTTGAGAAGTTTTTAGTGCCAAATTTATGGTCAGGAGCAGTAGTAGTCATGGATAATTTATCCGCACATAAACTAGATTCAATTGTGCTAATGATTGAAGCTGTAGGCGCGAAAGTTATTTGTTTATCCTCATACTCTCCCGATTTTAATCCAATTGAATTATGGTGGTCACAACTTAAATCTTTTCTACGCCGTTTCGCTCCAACTACAACGGAAATGGTTGATAAACTAATCTCAGTTGCACTCGACTTAATAAATCCTCAACAATTAAGAAACTGGTTTGCTAGTTGCTGCTACTGTACCTCATAA
- a CDS encoding ARPP-2 domain-containing protein, whose product MASKSKLLADISLKGLEIAPSQIRGAVRIVPLLRHQVRNDLRLLRRSYDEDLAVVSLAGEMTAPGMKYFSYIPHGLVLSWTDDGSPVGAFGGQLFKTDGKQLNYGCASVRLMHRMVKRESSNQLRFLPLHLAMEGFLSMFFSGPDIAWSEYSKYALSHGLGSRMESSFSGRYIAGLEDALRVFEIHSGQVGVLVFVAEALASAFVVPTPEDYRLLHNSLLEDFYGELLYQYALLHDTTFPMSVSLDESKINDLTALRAAVQDMRSDWASFQGFMADGLLGRKLISQKVYTAGSFMLQRFITDLNPKEENHIGEAIIRENGELEYLKTYRLSGMQTRRVYLLSQLAEHNWNLDATASKLGNTREEFVLRLEKVGFGYLLNAEIRQAALKKVKSKR is encoded by the coding sequence ATGGCATCCAAAAGCAAACTGTTAGCAGATATATCACTCAAAGGGCTAGAAATTGCTCCTTCTCAAATACGCGGAGCAGTGCGTATTGTGCCATTATTGCGCCATCAAGTACGTAACGACTTGCGCTTGCTGCGTCGTAGCTACGATGAAGATTTAGCAGTTGTTTCCTTAGCAGGAGAAATGACAGCACCAGGCATGAAATATTTTTCCTATATTCCTCACGGACTAGTGTTGTCTTGGACTGATGACGGCAGTCCTGTGGGGGCTTTTGGGGGACAGCTTTTTAAAACAGATGGTAAGCAGCTCAACTATGGTTGTGCCAGTGTGCGGTTGATGCACCGGATGGTGAAGCGGGAATCTAGTAATCAACTGAGATTTTTGCCACTGCACTTGGCAATGGAAGGGTTTTTATCAATGTTTTTTTCTGGCCCTGATATTGCCTGGAGTGAATATTCTAAATATGCCCTTTCTCATGGGCTAGGTAGCCGAATGGAAAGCTCTTTTAGTGGACGTTATATTGCTGGACTTGAAGATGCTTTGCGGGTATTTGAAATTCACTCAGGACAGGTTGGGGTATTGGTATTTGTTGCCGAAGCATTAGCATCAGCTTTTGTAGTCCCGACACCAGAGGATTATCGGCTTTTGCACAATAGCTTGTTAGAAGATTTTTATGGTGAATTATTATATCAATACGCTTTACTGCACGATACTACTTTCCCCATGAGTGTATCTTTAGATGAGTCGAAAATTAATGATTTAACAGCTTTGAGAGCAGCAGTACAAGATATGCGTTCAGATTGGGCATCGTTTCAGGGTTTCATGGCAGATGGACTGTTAGGACGCAAGTTAATTTCCCAAAAAGTCTATACTGCTGGTTCCTTCATGTTACAACGATTTATTACTGACCTCAACCCCAAGGAAGAAAATCATATTGGGGAAGCGATTATTCGAGAAAATGGTGAATTGGAGTACTTGAAGACTTACCGATTATCAGGAATGCAGACTCGCCGAGTTTATTTGCTGAGTCAGTTAGCGGAGCATAATTGGAATTTGGATGCTACAGCTAGTAAATTGGGCAATACACGAGAGGAATTTGTGCTGCGTTTAGAAAAGGTAGGTTTTGGTTATTTGCTCAATGCAGAAATACGACAAGCAGCACTGAAGAAAGTTAAGAGCAAAAGGTGA
- a CDS encoding N-6 DNA methylase has translation MKSTINDWKQLFQNCVINPPLPISLPTVALANPPYCKINPASDLELARFEMAYKWQEQENGSYVITSKLKTQVEQECLFVEQCLNQVQPGEIVCVLVSNGILSSSNQAYFRRWLLEDMALLIASVQLPSENFQVECGLGIVTSFLILKRKGGDLPVPKDYSIFMAVADKIGFDSRGRLFHRITKGQETQEIDSDLPVILEELKKFLKEVWQNNVDK, from the coding sequence ATGAAAAGTACAATTAATGATTGGAAACAACTGTTTCAAAATTGTGTTATTAATCCTCCTCTGCCAATTTCCTTACCTACTGTAGCACTTGCCAATCCTCCTTATTGCAAAATTAATCCTGCTTCAGATTTAGAACTAGCTCGATTTGAAATGGCTTACAAATGGCAAGAACAAGAAAACGGAAGCTACGTTATCACATCTAAGTTGAAAACCCAAGTAGAGCAGGAATGCTTATTTGTAGAACAATGCTTAAATCAAGTGCAACCTGGTGAAATCGTCTGTGTTTTGGTGTCTAACGGGATTCTTTCTTCATCTAACCAAGCATATTTTCGCAGATGGCTATTAGAAGATATGGCTTTGCTAATTGCTTCCGTTCAGTTACCTTCTGAAAATTTTCAGGTAGAATGTGGATTAGGAATTGTCACCAGCTTTTTGATTCTTAAACGTAAAGGTGGGGATTTACCAGTACCAAAAGACTACTCAATCTTTATGGCAGTTGCGGATAAAATTGGTTTTGACAGTCGAGGTCGTCTATTCCATCGAATTACAAAGGGGCAAGAAACCCAAGAAATTGATAGCGATTTACCTGTGATTTTAGAAGAGTTAAAAAAGTTTCTCAAAGAGGTGTGGCAAAACAATGTTGATAAATAA